A part of Ziziphus jujuba cultivar Dongzao chromosome 8, ASM3175591v1 genomic DNA contains:
- the LOC107413222 gene encoding disease resistance protein RPP8-like: MAEFVFTKLAESVLSQTVERISELLMQEAASLKSVRDDVVLLQEELRSLKGFVKDADSKQEHDLGLRELVRLVKDVASGAEDVIENYIHEVASSYIKAFHNKSVRAQISFVRERIKVIFTSMQACGITSVAAGEAGTSSSMAELQRSLRRSSPNKEDKDLIILDESTKALTEELTKEEDQLCIVSVVGMGGLGKTTLAKKVFKNVKHHFDTAAWVFLSQRFVPKDVFIEILTQILGKDKIEKLNALKEHDLIELLKEELKEKRYLVVLDDIWTIAAWDSIKRAFPQGKNGSKLLFTTRNREVSTSAGPSSPPIEPHFLTSEESLKLLQRKAFPRGGCPPEFKELGMEMAQKCGGLPLAVIVLGGLLSTKSSLVEWERVLGDVKSYLNKVQSHQQYEGVNEILALSYYDLPYYLKPCFLYLGNFPEDSEISKRKLICLWIGEGFIPTTRTREEMKQTLEAVAEGYLEELIHRCMVQVEKRDHTGIGVKTCRMHDLMRDFCISKAREESFAQIIQQQHESNSSTDVSAASSFEHLDGSHSRRLVIHPGVDLCFKKPWACSTLFRKLLVCNNNPSSSSSSSSSLVESKWVEQQVHPNLRSLLCLGGILSLSTLKSSNFRMLRVLELHFRSRSKIPGGIGNLICLRYLCLRSDHEISLPSSIGNLHNLHILDLKDNWDLIGSVGMISRLIRLRHLSLPYSIGYKQNDFRIDKLKDIETLEYIPAYVLIRSYDALHKLTNLRSISIFYRRDHYNYNDDDVRRVLGSQIVQSGRLTSLEIWICSTEARFPSLESLSSCHSLSKLLLYGEMKFQQQQGLIHLPQSLTKLILSRSEMVQDPMPVLENKLPNLRFLMFYLNAYVGSKMVCSAHGFPNLDTLQLWRLDNLREWIVEKGAMPSLKKLTIEHIQKLEMIPKGLEFVTSLKELEIEDMKNSFCEKLQVKNGIEGQDYYKIRHIPSISFVRVR; encoded by the coding sequence ATGGCAGAATTTGTGTTTACAAAATTAGCGGAGTCCGTTTTATCCCAAACAGTAGAAAGAATTTCTGAGCTTCTCATGCAAGAAGCCGCTTCCTTGAAGAGTGTAAGGGATGATGTGGTGCTATTGCAAGAGGAATTGAGATCCCTTAAGGGCTTCGTAAAAGATGCAGACTCCAAGCAAGAGCATGACCTGGGCCTCCGAGAGTTGGTACGACTAGTCAAGGATGTAGCCTCTGGTGCAGAGGATGTTATCGAGAATTACATCCATGAAGTTGCCTCCTCTTACATCAAAGCTTTCCATAATAAAAGTGTTCGCGCCCAGATCAGCTTTGTCCGGGAAAGGATCAAAGTCATCTTTACAAGTATGCAGGCTTGTGGGATCACATCTGTTGCTGCTGGAGAGGCCGGGACGAGTAGTTCAATGGCAGAGCTGCAGCGGAGTTTGCGAAGATCATCCCCAAATAAAGAAGATAAGGATCTTATAATCTTGGATGAAAGCACCAAGGCTTTAACAGAAGAACTGACTAAGGAGGAAGATCAGCTCTGCATTGTCTCGGTAGTGGGCATGGGCGGTTTGGGTAAGACCACTCTTGCCAAGAAAGTGTTTAAAAATGTTAAACATCATTTTGACACTGCAGCTTGGGTTTTTTTATCTCAAAGATTTGTCCCAAAAGATGTTTTCATTGAAATCTTGACCCAGATTTTGGGAAAAGATAAAATAGAGAAATTGAATGCTTTGAAAGAGCATGATCTAATTGAATTGCTTAAGGAAGAGCTCAAAGAGAAGAGGTATCTGGTGGTCCTTGATGACATATGGACGATTGCAGCTTGGGATTCTATAAAACGTGCTTTCCCACAAGGAAAGAACGGAAGCAAGCTTCTTTTTACCACTCGCAATAGGGAAGTATCAACGTCTGCTGGTCCTTCAAGCCCCCCAATTGAACCTCATTTTTTGACATCGGAAGAGAGTTTGAAGCTTCTACAACGAAAAGCATTCCCAAGAGGAGGTTGTCCACCAGAATTTAAGGAGTTGGGAATGGAGATGGCTCAAAAATGTGGAGGACTACCTCTTGCAGTGATCGTACTTGGAGGCTTGTTGAGTACAAAAAGTTCATTGGTTGAATGGGAGAGGGTGTTGGGAGACGTAAAATCGTACTTGAACAAAGTGCAATCACATCAACAATACGAAGGAGTGAATGAGATATTAGCGTTGAGCTACTATGATCTACCTTACTACTTGAAACCCTGTTTTCTATATTTGGGCAACTTCCCAGAGGATTCCGAAATatccaaaagaaaattgatatgTTTATGGATAGGAGAAGGATTTATACCCACAACGAGGACAAGAGAAGAGATGAAACAAACATTGGAAGCTGTAGCAGAAGGATACTTGGAAGAGCTGATCCACAGATGCATGGTTCAGGTGGAGAAAAGGGACCATACAGGAATAGGTGTCAAAACATGCCGCATGCATGATCTTATGCGAGACTTTTGTATATCCAAGGCAAGAGAGGAAAGCTTTGCTCAGATTATCCAGCAGCAGCATGAGAGCAACTCGTCTACTGATGTTTCTGCAGCTTCTTCATTTGAGCATTTGGATGGTAGTCATTCCCGAAGACTAGTCATTCATCCTGGTGTTGATCTTTGTTTCAAAAAACCTTGGGCATGCAGCACCCTTTTCAGAAAGCTACTTGTTTGCAATAATAATCcatcttcttcgtcttcttcttcttcttcattggtGGAGTCTAAGTGGGTGGAACAGCAGGTACATCCCAATCTTCGTTCTCTTTTGTGTTTGGGTGGCATTCTTTCTTTATCAACATTAAAATCAAGCAATTTCAGAATGTTGAGGGTGCTGGAACTTCATTTTCGTTCTAGATCTAAAATTCCTGGAGGCATTGGTAATTTAATTTGCTTGAGATATTTGTGTCTCCGGTCTGATCATGAAATAAGTCTGCCATCCTCCATAGGTAATCTGCACAATTTGCACATTCTAGATCTCAAAGATAATTGGGATCTCATAGGATCAGTAGGCATGATATCAAGATTGATACGTTTGAGACATCTGTCACTTCCTTATTCCATTGGGTATAAGCAGAATGATTTTCGAATAGATAAACTAAAAGACATTGAGACTCTAGAGTATATACCAGCTTATGTGTTGATTAGATCATATGATGCACTACACAAGTTGACTAATCTTCGAAGCATATCGATATTCTATCGTCGTgatcattataattataatgacGATGATGTGAGAAGGGTGTTGGGGTCCCAAATCGTTCAATCAGGCCGCCTAACATCCTTGGAAATATGGATATGCAGCACCGAAGCTAGATTTCCAAGTCTGGAATCACTTTCCTCATGTCATAGTCTCTCTAAATTACTTTTGTATGGGGAGATGAAATTCCAACAACAACAAGGATTAATACATCTTCCACAAAGCCTTACCAAATTGATTCTATCTCGGTCTGAGATGGTGCAGGACCCAATGCCAGTGTTGGAGAATAAGCTACCAAATTTAAGGtttcttatgttttatttaaatgCATATGTTGGTTCTAAAATGGTTTGCTCTGCCCATGGATTTCCAAACTTAGACACTCTTCAACTCTGGCGGTTAGACAATTTAAGAGAGTGGATAGTAGAGAAAGGTGCGATGCCGAGTCTCAAGAAATTAACCATTGAACATATTCAGAAATTAGAGATGATTCCAAAAGGCTTGGAATTTGTGACTTCCCTCAAAGAATTGGAAATTGAAGACATGAAGAATTCCTTCTGCGAGAAGCTTCAAGTGAAAAACGGAATTGAAGGGCAAGATTACTACAAAATCCGACACATACCCTCTATCTCTTTTGTCAGGGTtcgctaa